One genomic region from Pseudoduganella lutea encodes:
- a CDS encoding energy-coupling factor ABC transporter permease: MHIMEGFLPPAHALGWSAVSACFLAVGLRAMARDLRLHPERRMLFGVAAAFAFLLSALKLPSVTGSCSHPTGVGLGALLFGPAAMVPVGFVVLLFQALLLAHGGVTTLGANVFSMAVVGPFIAYGVFRAAAALGMSRSVAVFAAACLGDLATYGTTSLQLAWAFPDPVGGMAASLARFAGIFALTQVPIAISEGLLTVLVVNAIARFHGPEQRNAPVFAHCARERT, translated from the coding sequence ATGCATATCATGGAAGGGTTCCTGCCGCCTGCGCATGCGCTGGGCTGGTCGGCCGTCTCCGCCTGTTTCCTGGCCGTGGGCCTGCGCGCGATGGCGCGCGACCTGCGCCTGCACCCGGAACGGCGCATGCTGTTCGGCGTCGCCGCCGCATTCGCGTTCCTGCTCTCCGCGCTGAAGCTGCCGTCGGTCACGGGCAGCTGTTCGCATCCCACCGGCGTGGGGCTCGGCGCACTGCTGTTCGGCCCCGCCGCGATGGTGCCCGTCGGCTTCGTGGTGCTGCTGTTCCAGGCGCTGCTGCTCGCCCATGGCGGCGTGACGACGCTGGGCGCCAACGTATTCTCGATGGCCGTGGTCGGCCCCTTCATTGCGTACGGCGTGTTCCGCGCCGCCGCCGCGCTGGGCATGTCGCGTTCCGTTGCCGTGTTCGCCGCCGCCTGTCTCGGCGACCTGGCCACGTATGGCACCACATCGCTGCAGCTGGCCTGGGCGTTTCCCGACCCGGTGGGCGGCATGGCCGCTTCGCTGGCCAGGTTCGCCGGCATCTTTGCATTGACCCAGGTACCCATCGCCATCAGCGAAGGACTGTTGACGGTGCTGGTGGTGAATGCCATCGCCCGCTTCCATGGCCCTGAGCAGCGCAATGCCCCCGTGTTCGCGCACTGTGCCAGGGAGCGCACATGA
- a CDS encoding VWA domain-containing protein — protein sequence MTPLLKRQRGAVAIMVALGMMVLLAVAGLAIDTGLAYLVKARLNAAVDSAALAGARAVTAGNTQSEQTASAQAAAKQFFEANIPASYLMSRPKLLSTSVVFNAGEVTIDVKADAPMPVSIMQLMGFKSLTPVASAQTVRRDLDMAFVIDTSRSLIDVGPTVRTSAKSFLNKFNVTQDRVGLVHFSSGAVMDYPIFKSARGFQRDAMLSTISGFVFDGGTSSFEGMRRARDDLNAIPPLNRSSLRVIVFFSDGAPTSFGVNLPFGTCNRPGVVDSVGVGLLRLDAQYEYVSNACTLSSQAWNTLKKLPKYYNAVDTASTEWKVQTLSPRPVVEDIGDATKFKQNVGNAARNLAEAVAAKARDDNIFVFTLGMGEGLKDKNADGETGEAVLKCMANVADGPSRCYNANKNVGMYCYAATEADLTPCFSKLASAILRISK from the coding sequence ATGACTCCACTCCTGAAACGGCAGCGCGGCGCCGTTGCCATCATGGTCGCGCTGGGCATGATGGTGCTGCTGGCCGTGGCCGGTCTCGCCATCGACACGGGCCTGGCCTACCTGGTCAAGGCACGCCTGAACGCGGCCGTCGACTCGGCCGCGCTGGCCGGGGCGCGCGCCGTCACGGCCGGGAACACGCAGTCGGAACAGACGGCCAGCGCGCAGGCGGCGGCGAAGCAGTTCTTTGAAGCGAACATTCCCGCGTCATATCTGATGTCCAGGCCGAAGCTGCTGAGCACCTCGGTCGTGTTCAACGCGGGCGAGGTGACGATCGACGTGAAGGCCGATGCGCCGATGCCCGTGTCGATCATGCAGCTGATGGGTTTCAAATCGTTGACACCCGTCGCCTCTGCGCAGACCGTGCGCCGGGACCTGGACATGGCGTTCGTGATCGATACGTCCAGATCACTGATCGATGTAGGTCCAACGGTCAGGACATCGGCCAAGAGCTTCCTGAACAAGTTCAATGTCACGCAGGACCGGGTCGGGCTGGTGCATTTTTCTTCCGGTGCCGTGATGGATTATCCGATCTTCAAGTCGGCCCGTGGCTTCCAGCGCGACGCGATGCTGTCGACCATTTCGGGCTTTGTTTTCGACGGCGGCACTTCGTCGTTCGAAGGGATGCGACGCGCGCGCGATGACCTGAACGCGATCCCGCCCCTTAACCGATCCAGCCTGCGCGTGATCGTGTTCTTCTCGGACGGCGCACCCACGTCGTTCGGCGTCAACCTGCCTTTCGGCACCTGCAACAGGCCGGGTGTCGTCGACTCGGTCGGGGTGGGGCTCTTGCGGCTGGACGCCCAGTACGAATATGTCAGCAATGCCTGCACGCTGAGCAGCCAGGCATGGAACACGCTCAAGAAGCTGCCGAAGTACTACAACGCCGTCGATACGGCTTCCACGGAGTGGAAAGTCCAGACCCTGTCGCCGCGCCCGGTAGTGGAGGATATCGGCGATGCAACGAAGTTCAAGCAGAACGTCGGCAACGCCGCGCGCAACCTGGCCGAAGCTGTCGCGGCCAAGGCACGGGATGACAACATCTTCGTGTTCACACTGGGCATGGGCGAAGGACTGAAGGACAAGAACGCCGATGGCGAAACGGGCGAAGCCGTGCTGAAATGCATGGCCAACGTGGCCGATGGCCCATCGCGCTGCTACAACGCCAACAAGAACGTCGGCATGTACTGCTACGCGGCCACGGAGGCCGACCTGACACCATGCTTCTCCAAGCTGGCGTCGGCCATCCTGCGCATTTCCAAATAA
- a CDS encoding TadE/TadG family type IV pilus assembly protein has translation MIPCPHLPATLRARQRGVAAVEFALILPMLLMLLFCMIDAARALQAKIIMVNIGREGANLVARGNMPLETDSQDIIYALMASAPPLDVNKRGMVYITRVMGVVKSGVASSVVLDQYRWDDKARGLGYNFSQYAPASKVYTCNAWSTAACTGISSTSRPGTTIMNGQLDDGEVVYVVETFYNFDMLLTGQFNVPTFGPDLYSMTIF, from the coding sequence GTGATCCCTTGCCCGCACCTCCCAGCCACGTTGCGCGCGCGCCAGCGTGGCGTCGCCGCCGTCGAATTCGCATTGATCCTGCCGATGCTGCTGATGCTGTTGTTCTGCATGATCGACGCCGCCCGCGCACTGCAGGCCAAGATCATCATGGTCAACATCGGCCGCGAAGGGGCCAACCTGGTGGCGCGCGGCAACATGCCGTTGGAAACGGACAGCCAGGACATCATCTACGCACTGATGGCGAGCGCGCCGCCGCTGGACGTGAACAAGCGGGGCATGGTCTACATCACCCGCGTGATGGGCGTGGTCAAGAGCGGCGTGGCGTCCAGCGTGGTGCTGGACCAGTACCGCTGGGACGACAAGGCACGCGGGCTCGGTTACAACTTCAGCCAGTATGCCCCGGCCAGCAAGGTGTACACGTGCAACGCCTGGAGCACGGCGGCGTGCACCGGCATCAGCAGCACGTCGCGGCCGGGCACCACCATCATGAACGGCCAGCTGGACGACGGCGAGGTGGTGTACGTGGTTGAAACCTTCTACAACTTCGACATGCTGCTGACTGGCCAGTTCAACGTGCCCACCTTCGGGCCTGACCTGTATTCGATGACGATATTCTGA
- a CDS encoding TadE/TadG family type IV pilus assembly protein, protein MFTKRRQSGATLVEMAFVMPVFLLVLLALVEFGFMFFVTLTMQYAVREGARYAITGQKNLDPNAASQQRYAAVIQKIRDSSFGMYEKVGPVISVNGTSYKSESYSNAMFGGAGSIIVLKLDCTWTVTTPLISRVFTDGKYRFAVAATMRNEVFE, encoded by the coding sequence ATGTTTACGAAACGCCGTCAATCTGGCGCCACACTCGTCGAAATGGCGTTCGTGATGCCGGTATTCCTTCTTGTCTTGCTGGCATTGGTCGAGTTCGGCTTCATGTTCTTCGTCACCCTGACCATGCAGTACGCCGTGCGCGAAGGCGCACGCTATGCGATCACCGGGCAAAAGAACCTGGACCCGAACGCTGCCAGCCAGCAGCGCTACGCGGCCGTCATCCAGAAAATCCGCGACAGCTCGTTCGGCATGTACGAGAAAGTGGGCCCGGTCATTTCCGTCAACGGCACATCGTACAAATCTGAAAGTTACAGCAATGCCATGTTCGGTGGCGCCGGCAGCATCATCGTGCTCAAGCTCGACTGCACGTGGACGGTGACGACACCGCTGATCTCACGGGTATTCACAGACGGCAAATACAGGTTCGCCGTGGCGGCAACGATGCGCAACGAGGTCTTCGAGTGA
- a CDS encoding sensor histidine kinase, producing the protein MHEETLQQAATIPSFRRPAAPDAEAWMVFGMRMLLAVSALLTLYIGPADLIATGVWTWLFFHAYVLHSLVLLCVARVRAGFWHGPVIYWVDIGWYGLMIYATGGAPSPFFSFFFFAILAASFQRGFDDGARLTLGSAAMVTIAVLAAQGLSSIQLLLLRATFVLALGYMIAYWAGLAIDQRRRLSLLRDVSRLSNPRFGVQHTLDSLMEKILRFYGGTTCVLLMQDAAGRWTLNTVHHPAAGRPVNRSSMREDAVQPLLALGEHATVLYRGTPARAEQLLAGERWGDVDPGACAGVADLLDTDFFISAALPLRKGAGRIFVTAPHRLRRADATFLNHIVQQAFPVIETIDLLDRLASEAAFRERQTIARDLHDSTIQPYIGLRNAVSAIRNGAGDGNPVTPELDHLVAMCTEVIGDMRQFAHRFRNGRQEEPELQIALKRHLAKVRSFFDVDVTLDAQHAPLISDRMAAEVFQVVSEGISNICKHTHARTAHVQMSEEAGHLAIDIVNPADGGTPCAPFLPVSLAERVFSLGGQLAVEPSPGETVIRVRMPL; encoded by the coding sequence ATGCACGAAGAGACATTGCAGCAAGCAGCGACAATCCCGTCTTTCCGGCGCCCCGCCGCGCCCGACGCAGAGGCATGGATGGTGTTCGGCATGCGGATGCTGCTGGCCGTTTCCGCCCTGCTCACGCTGTATATCGGGCCGGCCGACCTCATCGCCACGGGAGTCTGGACGTGGCTGTTCTTCCATGCCTATGTGCTGCACAGCCTGGTCCTTCTGTGCGTGGCCAGGGTGCGGGCGGGCTTCTGGCATGGCCCCGTCATCTACTGGGTCGACATTGGCTGGTATGGCCTGATGATCTACGCCACGGGCGGTGCCCCGAGCCCGTTCTTTTCGTTCTTCTTCTTTGCGATACTGGCGGCATCGTTCCAGCGCGGGTTCGACGATGGCGCCCGGCTGACGCTGGGATCGGCTGCCATGGTGACGATCGCCGTGCTGGCGGCGCAGGGCCTGTCGTCCATCCAGCTGCTGCTGCTGCGCGCCACGTTCGTGCTCGCGCTGGGCTACATGATTGCCTACTGGGCCGGCCTGGCCATCGACCAGCGGCGCCGGCTGTCGCTGCTGCGCGATGTGAGCCGGCTGTCCAATCCCCGCTTCGGCGTGCAGCACACGCTCGACTCGCTGATGGAAAAGATCCTGCGTTTCTATGGCGGCACCACGTGCGTGCTGCTGATGCAGGATGCCGCCGGCCGCTGGACGCTCAATACCGTGCACCACCCCGCGGCCGGGCGCCCGGTAAACCGCAGCAGCATGCGCGAAGACGCAGTACAGCCCCTGCTGGCACTGGGCGAACACGCCACGGTGCTGTATCGCGGCACGCCGGCCCGTGCCGAGCAGCTGCTTGCCGGCGAGCGCTGGGGCGATGTCGACCCGGGCGCCTGCGCCGGCGTCGCCGACCTGCTCGACACGGACTTCTTCATCAGCGCCGCACTGCCATTGCGCAAGGGCGCCGGCCGCATCTTCGTCACTGCGCCGCACCGCCTGCGCCGCGCCGATGCCACGTTCCTGAACCATATCGTGCAGCAGGCGTTCCCGGTGATCGAAACCATCGACCTGCTGGACCGGCTGGCATCGGAAGCGGCCTTTCGCGAGCGCCAAACCATCGCGCGCGACTTGCACGACAGCACAATCCAGCCCTATATCGGCTTGCGCAACGCGGTATCGGCTATCCGCAACGGCGCAGGCGACGGCAATCCCGTGACGCCCGAACTCGACCACCTCGTGGCGATGTGCACGGAAGTGATCGGCGACATGCGCCAGTTCGCGCACCGTTTCCGCAATGGCCGGCAGGAGGAACCGGAGCTGCAGATCGCGCTGAAGCGCCACTTGGCCAAGGTGCGCTCGTTCTTCGACGTGGACGTGACGCTGGATGCGCAGCACGCGCCGCTGATCAGCGACCGCATGGCCGCCGAGGTGTTCCAGGTTGTCAGCGAAGGCATCAGCAATATCTGCAAGCACACCCACGCGCGCACCGCGCACGTGCAAATGAGCGAAGAGGCGGGTCACCTGGCGATCGACATCGTCAATCCGGCCGATGGCGGCACGCCCTGCGCGCCATTCCTGCCTGTGTCGCTGGCCGAGCGCGTGTTCTCGCTGGGCGGGCAGCTGGCGGTGGAACCGTCCCCGGGCGAAACCGTGATCCGCGTGCGCATGCCGCTTTGA
- a CDS encoding response regulator: MTIRIMLVDDHKTMLWGLERLIQAEAPAFALVASASDAQEATALCARHTPDMVLLDLDLKGSSSLDILPALVANGVTKVVILSANRDHATLAGAVKLGARGVVSKESPTEDVLAAVRKVHGGELWLDQPLMQALLGQLVAPAPAAANPEAQRIASLTSREREVIGMIVQGNGALNKELAERAFISERTLRNHLTAIYAKLDVANRLELYMYATRHGLGLEA, encoded by the coding sequence ATGACCATCCGCATCATGCTGGTCGACGACCACAAGACCATGCTGTGGGGCCTGGAACGCCTGATCCAGGCCGAGGCCCCCGCGTTCGCGCTGGTGGCTTCCGCCAGCGACGCGCAGGAAGCCACGGCGCTGTGCGCCCGGCACACGCCCGACATGGTGCTGCTCGACCTGGACCTGAAGGGCAGCAGTTCGCTCGACATCCTGCCCGCCCTGGTGGCCAACGGCGTGACGAAAGTGGTGATCCTGTCCGCCAACCGCGATCACGCCACGCTGGCCGGTGCCGTCAAGCTGGGCGCGCGGGGCGTGGTCAGCAAGGAGTCGCCCACGGAGGACGTGCTGGCGGCCGTGCGCAAGGTGCATGGCGGCGAACTGTGGCTGGATCAGCCACTGATGCAGGCGCTGCTCGGGCAGCTCGTGGCGCCTGCACCGGCCGCCGCGAACCCGGAAGCGCAGCGCATCGCCTCGCTGACATCACGCGAGCGCGAGGTGATCGGCATGATCGTGCAGGGCAACGGCGCGCTGAACAAGGAGCTGGCCGAGCGCGCGTTCATTTCCGAGCGCACGCTGCGCAACCACCTGACGGCCATCTACGCCAAGCTGGATGTGGCCAACCGCCTCGAGCTATATATGTACGCGACCCGGCACGGCCTGGGGCTGGAGGCATAG
- a CDS encoding Flp family type IVb pilin has translation MQFIKNFIKEEDGVTAIEYALIAAVIAGVVIVAFNTLGGKISSLFGRIGATVDKG, from the coding sequence ATGCAATTCATCAAGAACTTCATCAAGGAAGAAGACGGCGTCACGGCAATCGAGTACGCACTGATCGCCGCAGTCATCGCCGGCGTCGTCATCGTCGCGTTCAACACGCTGGGCGGCAAGATCTCGAGCCTGTTCGGCCGCATCGGCGCAACGGTCGACAAGGGCTGA
- a CDS encoding A24 family peptidase yields MLPSQLPLLLLLALLALAVWHDVRARRIPNAIVFPGALLGLALHALLPAGAGLFGTPMGGLGIASALGGLGIGLAILLPMYAFGLMGAGDAKMLAMVGAFMGAGDIAAVGIASLLAGGVLALAVAARQGILRRILNSTYQTVLHAGLSQMQGGLALPTPSGRLPYAVAIAAGTVACLAWLRAFGELPL; encoded by the coding sequence ATGCTTCCATCCCAGCTTCCGCTTCTCCTGCTGCTCGCCCTGCTCGCCCTCGCCGTGTGGCATGACGTGCGCGCGCGCCGCATCCCGAACGCCATCGTGTTCCCGGGTGCGCTGCTGGGGCTGGCGCTGCATGCGCTGCTGCCGGCCGGCGCGGGCCTGTTCGGCACGCCGATGGGCGGCCTGGGCATCGCCTCCGCGCTGGGCGGCCTGGGCATCGGCCTGGCCATCCTGTTGCCAATGTATGCGTTCGGCCTGATGGGCGCGGGCGATGCAAAGATGCTGGCGATGGTCGGTGCCTTCATGGGCGCCGGCGATATCGCCGCGGTGGGCATTGCCTCGCTGCTGGCCGGTGGCGTACTGGCACTGGCCGTGGCGGCCCGCCAGGGCATCCTGCGTCGCATCCTGAACAGTACGTACCAGACCGTGCTGCACGCCGGCCTGTCGCAAATGCAGGGTGGCCTCGCCCTGCCCACGCCGAGCGGGCGGCTGCCGTATGCCGTGGCGATCGCCGCCGGCACGGTGGCCTGCCTGGCATGGCTGCGCGCATTCGGGGAGCTGCCGCTGTGA
- a CDS encoding ATP-binding protein produces MSALPPAPAEARAPRTVEETGLPFLFLAELVAKVLHQRGQMRLPELASHLKLGVGVIDPLIHFLRAEKLCEVARTGNSGTDADISYLLTEGGRQRAAAALGRNAYAGPAPVTLAAYTAQVQAQSVAGVHVTRAHMAAAFDGIVANPRVLAQLGSAMNSGRALFLHGQAGSGKTYLAERLRDLLTGTIAVPYALMVDGEVIPFFDSVQHTHCADATASDAVAASTGIDRGTAPDMRWVRGVRRPAALAGGELTLDILDLRFDPHTRLYQAPPHLKSNNGIFIIDDLGRQRCSPEALMNRWIVPMDRNVDYLTLHTGHTFQVPFDVIVVFSSNFVPHRLSDGAFLRRLGYKIEVPPASNDEYAQLFRQACAQAGIGADGQVFADAFAYLLDCHREHGVPLLACYPRDLVRQLRDLARYEDRVPELSRRTLDWAWDNYFAAGSQHGCPLELERRDRGTHETRLENLDAK; encoded by the coding sequence GTGAGCGCACTGCCGCCCGCACCGGCCGAGGCGCGCGCGCCCCGCACGGTGGAAGAGACCGGCCTTCCCTTCCTGTTCCTTGCCGAACTGGTGGCGAAGGTGCTGCACCAGCGCGGCCAGATGCGCCTGCCGGAACTGGCATCGCACCTGAAGCTGGGCGTGGGCGTCATCGATCCCCTGATCCATTTCCTGCGCGCCGAAAAGCTGTGCGAAGTGGCCCGCACGGGCAACAGCGGCACCGATGCCGACATTTCCTACCTGCTGACGGAAGGCGGCCGCCAGCGCGCCGCCGCAGCGCTGGGCCGCAATGCCTACGCCGGCCCGGCGCCGGTGACGCTGGCCGCCTACACGGCGCAGGTGCAGGCGCAAAGCGTGGCCGGCGTGCACGTCACGCGTGCGCACATGGCCGCCGCGTTCGACGGCATCGTGGCCAATCCGCGCGTGCTGGCGCAACTGGGTTCGGCGATGAATTCCGGCCGCGCGCTGTTCCTGCACGGCCAGGCCGGCAGCGGCAAGACCTACCTGGCCGAGCGGCTGCGCGACCTGCTGACCGGCACGATCGCCGTGCCTTACGCCTTGATGGTGGACGGCGAAGTGATCCCGTTCTTCGACAGCGTCCAGCACACGCATTGTGCCGATGCCACGGCCAGCGACGCCGTGGCCGCGAGCACGGGCATCGACCGCGGCACGGCACCCGACATGCGCTGGGTGCGCGGCGTGCGCCGCCCCGCGGCGCTGGCCGGCGGCGAACTGACGCTGGACATACTCGATCTGCGCTTCGACCCGCACACCCGCCTGTACCAGGCGCCACCGCACCTGAAATCGAATAACGGCATCTTCATCATCGACGACCTGGGGCGCCAGCGCTGCTCGCCCGAGGCGCTGATGAACCGCTGGATCGTACCGATGGACCGCAACGTCGATTACCTCACGCTGCACACCGGCCACACCTTCCAGGTGCCGTTCGACGTGATCGTGGTGTTCTCGTCGAACTTCGTGCCGCACCGGCTCAGCGATGGCGCGTTCCTGCGCCGGCTGGGCTACAAGATCGAAGTGCCGCCAGCGTCGAACGACGAATACGCGCAGCTGTTCCGCCAGGCCTGCGCACAGGCCGGTATCGGCGCCGACGGCCAGGTATTCGCCGACGCATTCGCCTACCTGCTGGACTGCCACCGTGAACACGGCGTGCCCCTGCTGGCCTGCTACCCGCGCGACCTGGTGCGGCAGTTGCGCGACCTGGCCCGCTACGAGGACCGGGTACCGGAACTGAGCCGCCGCACGCTGGACTGGGCCTGGGACAACTACTTTGCCGCGGGCAGCCAGCATGGCTGCCCGCTCGAACTCGAACGCCGCGACCGCGGCACGCATGAAACCCGACTGGAGAATCTCGATGCGAAATAG
- the cpaB gene encoding Flp pilus assembly protein CpaB has protein sequence MRNSRSLLIVGVALFLALAAVLVAAKWMNEQSTVGTRVAVAAADVGQGSRLEAASVQMVDWPPGSVPAGAVTDPKLLAGRVTRADIAKGEPVLESKLAPPGTTGGLSAVVAEGKRAMTVRVNDVVGVAGFALPGNYVDILVNLQTAASDAGAREQSISKIVLERILVLAVAQESNRDDTKPRVVNAVTLELAPDQVEKLDLARSIGSLSLVLRNQVDPQPANTAGATRESVLGLPPLKPAAPAPAPVRAEAPPRTAAPAPTPVRRTEGVLVIRGLDAAPQAIH, from the coding sequence ATGCGAAATAGCCGATCGCTGCTGATCGTTGGCGTGGCGCTGTTCCTGGCGCTGGCCGCCGTGCTGGTGGCCGCCAAGTGGATGAATGAACAGAGTACGGTGGGCACGCGCGTGGCCGTGGCCGCCGCCGATGTCGGCCAGGGCAGCCGCCTGGAAGCCGCCAGCGTGCAGATGGTGGACTGGCCGCCCGGCTCCGTGCCGGCCGGCGCGGTCACCGACCCGAAGCTGCTGGCCGGCCGCGTCACCCGTGCCGACATCGCCAAGGGTGAACCCGTGCTCGAATCGAAGCTGGCGCCGCCGGGCACCACCGGCGGCCTGTCCGCCGTGGTCGCAGAGGGCAAGCGCGCCATGACGGTGCGCGTGAACGACGTGGTGGGCGTGGCAGGCTTCGCGCTGCCGGGCAACTACGTCGATATCCTCGTCAACCTGCAAACCGCGGCCAGCGATGCGGGCGCCCGCGAGCAGTCGATCTCGAAGATCGTGCTGGAACGCATCCTCGTGCTGGCCGTGGCGCAGGAATCGAACCGCGACGACACCAAGCCCCGCGTGGTCAACGCCGTGACGCTGGAACTGGCGCCGGACCAGGTGGAAAAGCTCGACCTGGCACGCAGCATCGGTTCGCTGTCGCTGGTGCTGCGCAACCAGGTCGACCCGCAGCCGGCCAACACGGCCGGCGCCACGCGCGAATCCGTGCTGGGCCTGCCGCCGCTGAAACCGGCGGCTCCGGCCCCTGCCCCCGTGCGTGCCGAGGCGCCACCGCGCACGGCCGCCCCCGCTCCCACTCCCGTACGCCGGACCGAAGGTGTACTCGTGATCCGCGGCCTCGACGCCGCGCCGCAAGCCATTCATTAA
- a CDS encoding type II and III secretion system protein family protein has product MKHLPQVRNKALLAGALALVAGTSLAAQDCIDLRGGSDAQTLQLVRGKSTLKRFCTPAAQVTVGAPEIANVVVPNASEVVIVARSVGTTNLIVSGRDGRSTVFDIAVAIDTAPLRTQFAALFPAEKDVRIDSTGNALVLSGMVSDSAVASQLVALASAFQESAQASAAGAGSPPASGVGAASAPGAGAAAASSSNASKVLNMLAVAAPQQVLLEVKIAEVSKSLVDQLGANLGFTKTNGSWTYGIASSLLADTGNVLGAMKNATTQLVIDGQKRDGLVKILAEPTVMAISGQEASFLAGGKIFIPVAQSSATGGNTITLEEKEYGVAVKFMPTVLAGGRINLRVAPEVSELNREGIGISSSTTGATAILPAFTTRRASTTVQLQDGQSFAIGGLIRNNVTSNIKRFPFLGDVPVLGTLFRSSDFQNDRTELVFIVTPHLAKPLPAAPRLPTDDYVQPSRAQFLIGGQHEGSARPAPAATPASKEQP; this is encoded by the coding sequence ATGAAACATCTTCCCCAAGTACGCAACAAGGCCCTGCTGGCCGGCGCCCTCGCGCTGGTCGCGGGCACCAGCCTGGCCGCGCAGGACTGCATCGACCTGCGCGGTGGCAGCGACGCGCAGACGCTGCAGCTGGTGCGCGGCAAGTCCACGCTCAAGCGCTTCTGCACGCCGGCGGCCCAGGTGACCGTGGGCGCCCCCGAGATCGCCAACGTGGTCGTGCCCAATGCCAGCGAAGTGGTGATCGTGGCGCGCAGCGTGGGCACGACGAACCTGATCGTGTCGGGTCGCGACGGCCGCTCCACCGTGTTCGACATCGCCGTGGCGATCGACACGGCGCCGCTGCGCACCCAGTTCGCCGCGCTGTTCCCGGCGGAGAAGGACGTGCGCATCGACAGCACCGGCAATGCGCTGGTGTTGTCCGGCATGGTGAGCGACTCCGCCGTGGCCAGCCAGCTCGTGGCGCTGGCCAGCGCGTTCCAGGAAAGCGCGCAGGCCTCGGCCGCCGGCGCGGGCAGCCCGCCCGCCAGCGGCGTGGGCGCGGCATCGGCGCCCGGTGCCGGCGCGGCGGCCGCATCGTCGTCGAACGCGTCGAAAGTGCTGAACATGCTGGCCGTGGCGGCACCGCAGCAGGTGCTGCTGGAAGTGAAGATCGCCGAAGTGTCGAAATCGCTGGTCGACCAACTGGGCGCCAACCTGGGCTTCACCAAGACCAACGGCAGCTGGACCTACGGCATCGCCTCCAGCCTGCTGGCGGACACGGGCAACGTGCTGGGCGCCATGAAGAACGCGACCACGCAGCTGGTGATCGACGGACAGAAACGCGATGGCCTCGTGAAGATCCTGGCCGAACCCACCGTGATGGCGATCAGCGGCCAGGAAGCCAGTTTCCTGGCGGGCGGCAAGATCTTCATTCCGGTGGCGCAGAGTTCGGCCACCGGCGGCAACACCATCACGCTGGAAGAAAAGGAATACGGCGTGGCCGTGAAGTTCATGCCGACCGTGCTGGCCGGCGGCCGTATCAACCTGCGCGTGGCGCCGGAAGTGTCGGAACTGAACCGCGAAGGCATCGGCATCAGCAGCAGCACGACGGGGGCCACGGCGATCCTGCCCGCGTTCACCACGCGCCGCGCCAGCACCACGGTGCAGCTGCAGGATGGCCAGAGCTTCGCCATCGGTGGCCTGATCCGCAACAACGTGACGAGCAACATCAAGCGCTTCCCGTTCCTGGGCGACGTTCCCGTGCTGGGCACGCTGTTCCGCAGCAGCGATTTCCAGAACGACCGCACCGAGCTGGTCTTCATCGTGACGCCGCACCTGGCCAAGCCTCTGCCGGCCGCACCGCGCCTGCCGACGGACGACTACGTGCAGCCGAGCCGCGCCCAGTTCCTCATCGGCGGCCAGCACGAAGGCAGCGCCCGTCCGGCGCCTGCCGCCACTCCCGCTTCGAAGGAGCAACCATGA